Proteins from a single region of Amblyomma americanum isolate KBUSLIRL-KWMA chromosome 10, ASM5285725v1, whole genome shotgun sequence:
- the LOC144107095 gene encoding uncharacterized protein LOC144107095 isoform X2, whose product MAGAERGDLYRVRGFASGLNWRPTRFADDVSQYRTCHMCRVLPRRTALLPCQHSLCEPCHGSLLKDGRGACPIDGEAFEENECHMVDVPAREVESLKAHCWNEDRGCNFVGNLQAVLQHFEEQCGFHEVAGPRCGDGVLNGDLPPRYEPGCNHGKPLATPDTDSRQGSAAALSDVSAELQESKEHLKEPLEAHHAHDGATVRAMVLDLGTGINELVQQTPNAELTQALGKFLGTFNEARQAQQSTCSSAQQEHCAAGRSPASGESEVHEPSVQPRQENTHDLQNLEGIVGGVGGCLEEILQCVRLQLAPSGKPFVIVEQVHKCVHKPSPLDMMEKRRAHFLLTVRHADKLDKNGEFGSTVSAEVSACRRKQACFTVRIGTQGQYSRLEVAFISSDSCEAPHLAKAMTVQLRKCGSYYNLPEDYGFVSASPGRFRQFYVNPTVCHWWQAVVHDALVFDVTVEE is encoded by the exons ATGGCGGGAGCGGAGCGAGGAGATCTGTATCGAGTGCGAGGCTTCGCCAGCGGCCTCAATTGGCGCCCGACGCGATTCGCCGACGACGTGTCTCAGTACCGCACATGCCACATGTGTCGTGTGCTTCCAAGAAGAACGGCGCTGTTGCCTTGTCAACATTCCTTGTGCGAGCCGTGTCATGGAAGCCTGCTCAAAGATGGCCGAGGAGCTTGTCCGATAGACGGGGAGGCATTCGAAGAGAACGAGTGTCACATGGTCGACGTGCCTGCTAGGGAAGTGGAAAGCTTGAAG GCACACTGCTGGAACGAAGACCGTGGCTGCAACTTCGTGGGCAACCTGCAAGCTGTACTGCAGCACTTCGAGGAGCAATGCGGTTTCCATGAAGTCGCTGGTCCACGGTGTGGCGACGGCGTGCTGAACGGAGACCTGCCGCCCCGCTACGAGCCCGGATGCAACCATGGGAAGCCTTTGGCGACACCAGACACAGATTCACGGCAAGGGAGCGCCGCTGCTCTTAGTgatgtctccgccgagctccaGGAAAGCAAGGAGCACTTGAAGGAACCTTTGGAAGCGCATCACGCTCACGACGGGGCGACTGTGCGGGCCATGGTGCTGGACCTTGGGACTGGCATCAACGAGCTCGTGCAACAGACTCCGAACGCCGAGTTGACGCAGGCCCTTGGCAAATTTTTGGGCACGTTCAATGAAGCCCGCCAAGCGCAGCAGAGCACATGTTCTTCCGCACAGCAGGAACACTGTGCGGCCGGAAGAAGCCCAGCTTCTGGAGAGTCGGAAGTACATGAGCCATCAGTGCAACCGCGCCAGGAAAACACCCACGATCTTCAAAACTTGGAAGGCATTGTTGGCGGGGTTGGCGGCTGCCTGGAAGAGATTCTTCAGTGCGTACGCTTGCAGCTGGCGCCGTCGGGGAAGCCTTTCGTCATAGTGGAGCAGGTGCATAAATGTGTGCACAAGCCGAGCCCGTTAGACATGATGGAGAAAAGGAGGGCACATTTTCTTCTGACTGTGCGTCACGCTGACAAACTCGATAAGAACGGAGAGTTCGGTAGCACTGTATCCGCTGAGGTGAGTGCGTGCCGCAGGAAGCAGGCGTGTTTCACGGTTCGCATTGGAACTCAGGGACAGTATTCACGTCTGGAAGTAGCATTTATTTCGAGCGACTCGTGTGAAGCCCCCCATCTTGCAAAAGCTATGACAGTGCAGCTTAGGAAATGCGGATCTTATTATAACTTGCCGGAAGATTATGGGTTTGTCTCTGCTTCTCCCGGGCGCTTTCGGCAATTTTATGTCAACCCAACAGTGTGCCATTGGTGGCAAGCTGTAGTTCACGATGCACTCGTCTTTGACGTCACAGTAGAGGAGTGA